From the Butyrivibrio fibrisolvens genome, one window contains:
- the flgK gene encoding flagellar hook-associated protein FlgK → MPSQFFGLNIAASGLRAANAAMNTTANNISNTNTDGYSRQKVDQEAADALRVFTTYGCAGAGVDTVAIERIRDEFYDRRYRDNEKLYGEYSQKNYYQSLVEQYLDDNGETGFSTLFSRMQANLQSVMTAAGTTTTKATYVASMTAITDYFNTMSINLQNLQNDINLEIKSTCDAINSIAEEVASLNEQINIVEMTGTTANDLRDTRDLLIDHLSEYISVNVRETDVIDENDPERDTGATRYEIWVAGGQCLVDTYSYNKLVCVARDEDESINQNDITGLYNIKVARSNYEEGSGKFISNFDLDNANIGGKLYGLLQMRDGNNQKFFNGTSGAWNPLTHTMTVSVSNDYLKDMAQCTLPAQGVIQIGARSYEYTGWTYDGDSNYTFTLDDTDDETGRAVDFSRLQSRTYDTVNIGKSIDYQGVPYYQAQMNEWIRNFAREVNNITTTGYTSTGEDGCYMLTGDRTVSSNTSPAQYTFEELTTTNYGYYYLTADNFAVYSAMEHNANILATKADITEGDDEFGNIKKLGNMFNSKEIFRGATSGEFLDKILADASLNTSNADTMEKTYSGLRNTIGNQRLSTSGVDEDEEAANLVKFQNAYTLSSKVVQTLTEMYDQLILNTGV, encoded by the coding sequence ATGCCATCTCAATTTTTCGGACTTAATATTGCAGCATCAGGCCTAAGGGCAGCAAATGCGGCAATGAATACGACAGCCAATAACATATCGAATACCAATACTGATGGATATTCAAGGCAGAAGGTTGATCAGGAAGCTGCTGATGCTCTTAGGGTATTTACCACATACGGCTGCGCCGGAGCAGGCGTTGATACGGTAGCTATAGAGAGAATAAGAGACGAATTCTATGACAGAAGATACCGTGACAATGAAAAGCTCTACGGTGAGTATTCTCAGAAAAATTACTATCAAAGCCTTGTAGAGCAGTATCTTGACGACAATGGAGAGACGGGCTTTTCAACTCTTTTTTCAAGAATGCAGGCCAATCTTCAGTCAGTAATGACTGCCGCAGGAACTACAACAACCAAGGCTACATATGTAGCTTCCATGACAGCTATCACAGATTACTTCAATACAATGTCCATAAATCTTCAGAATCTTCAAAATGATATCAATCTGGAGATAAAATCCACCTGTGATGCTATTAACTCTATAGCAGAAGAAGTTGCAAGTCTTAATGAGCAGATCAATATCGTCGAGATGACAGGAACTACTGCCAATGATCTTCGAGATACAAGAGATCTTCTTATAGATCATCTTTCTGAATATATATCTGTCAATGTCAGAGAGACTGATGTTATAGATGAAAATGATCCTGAAAGAGATACCGGTGCCACAAGATATGAGATCTGGGTCGCAGGCGGTCAGTGCCTTGTAGATACCTATAGCTATAACAAGCTTGTGTGCGTTGCCAGAGATGAAGATGAATCCATAAACCAAAACGATATTACAGGTCTTTATAACATTAAGGTTGCAAGAAGTAACTATGAAGAAGGAAGCGGCAAGTTCATATCTAACTTTGATCTGGATAATGCCAATATAGGCGGCAAGTTATACGGCCTTCTTCAGATGAGAGATGGCAATAATCAGAAATTCTTCAACGGTACAAGCGGTGCCTGGAATCCTCTTACTCATACTATGACAGTATCTGTATCAAATGATTATCTTAAGGATATGGCACAGTGTACACTCCCTGCTCAGGGTGTGATCCAGATTGGTGCAAGAAGCTATGAATATACAGGCTGGACCTATGATGGAGACAGTAATTATACATTTACCCTGGATGACACTGATGATGAGACAGGACGCGCAGTAGATTTTTCCAGACTTCAGTCAAGAACTTATGATACAGTCAATATCGGAAAGTCTATAGACTATCAGGGTGTTCCGTATTATCAGGCTCAGATGAATGAGTGGATCAGGAACTTCGCAAGAGAAGTCAATAACATAACTACTACAGGATACACATCAACAGGAGAAGATGGATGCTACATGCTAACAGGTGACAGAACAGTATCCAGTAATACATCACCTGCCCAGTATACATTCGAAGAACTGACTACGACCAACTACGGATATTACTATCTTACAGCTGATAACTTTGCAGTATATTCGGCAATGGAACACAATGCCAATATTCTTGCAACCAAGGCTGATATCACAGAAGGTGATGATGAGTTTGGTAATATCAAAAAGCTTGGTAACATGTTCAATTCCAAAGAGATATTCAGAGGAGCAACTTCAGGAGAGTTCCTTGATAAGATACTGGCTGATGCATCGCTTAATACAAGTAATGCAGATACTATGGAAAAAACATATTCGGGTCTTAGAAATACGATCGGAAATCAGAGGCTATCAACATCGGGCGTTGACGAAGATGAAGAAGCAGCTAACCTTGTAAAGTTCCAGAATGCTTATACGCTAAGCTCGAAAGTGGTACAGACACTGACAGAGATGTACGATCAGCTGATACTAAATACTGGGGTATAA
- the flgK gene encoding flagellar hook-associated protein FlgK, whose amino-acid sequence MLMANLYVGVSGLQTSQNALNTTAHNLANIGTEGYTRQQVSQGDRKYQLIDIKPAISHKQTGLGVAYVNCKQVRSVFLDASYRLESGRSEFYDISYETLEQMEDLLQEMNGAEFVDNLNNLWQQVQELAKDPTSAVNQAAFVNRCSEFVESAKAVYKGFVEYQENLNSQVKKLVDEINDIGDGIRELNQKIVAIESGYVEHANDLRDARNSLLDRLGELGNITYEEDIFGNVLVNFEGTQFVLSDNVHHLGCDIEESPCNYNTVYWEYAAKKYEDEEGNTVLDISGAHVYDLTRTVSTQLNTDVGQLRSTLLARGDHNATYHDITDDETGVYYNKNIAQSVVMNIEAEFDQMFNNIVTAINDVYENAASNPATLQNLRDGKGKANPADYVMFNMIDDDDALIYDIDDFHKAGNNLTGFTIVNTEVNEKLLQTPTQNTFVTIEGEEDTAAATALKEVFTDPRYKLNPNVATQIDLMEYYSALVSQVANTGSINKALSENQTITVNTISSAREQIVGVSSDEELEFMIEFQNAYNAASRFINVVSEMLEHVVTSLGS is encoded by the coding sequence ATGTTAATGGCAAACCTTTATGTCGGTGTATCCGGCCTTCAAACTTCACAGAATGCTCTTAATACAACAGCACATAACCTTGCGAATATCGGTACAGAAGGCTATACACGTCAGCAGGTATCACAAGGTGACAGAAAATATCAGCTTATAGATATAAAACCTGCCATATCCCATAAACAGACAGGTCTTGGTGTTGCATATGTTAACTGTAAGCAGGTCAGGAGCGTATTCCTTGATGCTTCTTACAGACTTGAAAGCGGACGTAGCGAGTTTTATGACATATCTTATGAAACACTTGAACAGATGGAAGATCTTCTTCAGGAGATGAACGGTGCTGAATTTGTAGACAATCTTAATAATCTATGGCAGCAGGTGCAGGAGCTTGCAAAAGATCCCACCAGCGCAGTAAACCAGGCTGCTTTCGTGAACAGGTGTTCAGAATTTGTTGAAAGTGCAAAAGCGGTTTACAAAGGGTTCGTAGAATATCAGGAGAATCTCAACAGTCAGGTCAAAAAACTTGTTGATGAAATAAATGATATAGGTGATGGAATAAGAGAACTTAATCAGAAGATCGTAGCCATAGAATCAGGTTATGTAGAGCATGCCAACGATCTTCGTGATGCCAGAAACAGTCTTCTTGACAGACTTGGAGAACTTGGAAATATAACTTACGAAGAAGATATTTTTGGAAATGTTCTTGTTAACTTCGAAGGAACACAGTTTGTTCTTTCTGATAATGTACATCACCTTGGATGTGACATTGAAGAAAGCCCATGTAACTACAATACAGTTTATTGGGAATATGCAGCCAAAAAATATGAAGATGAAGAAGGGAATACTGTTCTTGACATAAGCGGAGCTCATGTATACGACCTCACAAGAACTGTATCAACTCAGCTCAATACTGATGTTGGACAGCTAAGATCCACACTCCTTGCAAGGGGTGACCACAATGCGACCTATCATGATATTACAGATGATGAGACCGGAGTTTATTATAACAAGAATATAGCTCAGTCAGTTGTAATGAATATAGAAGCAGAATTCGACCAGATGTTCAATAACATAGTAACAGCCATCAATGATGTGTATGAGAATGCAGCCAGCAATCCTGCTACACTTCAGAACCTAAGAGATGGCAAGGGCAAGGCTAATCCTGCAGATTATGTGATGTTCAACATGATAGATGATGACGATGCCCTTATCTATGATATTGATGATTTTCATAAGGCAGGCAATAACCTTACAGGTTTTACTATCGTTAATACCGAGGTTAATGAAAAACTCCTTCAGACGCCAACCCAGAATACTTTCGTAACCATCGAGGGAGAAGAAGATACTGCTGCTGCAACAGCATTAAAAGAAGTATTTACAGATCCACGTTACAAGCTTAATCCCAATGTAGCTACCCAGATAGACCTCATGGAATATTACAGCGCTCTTGTATCTCAGGTTGCCAATACGGGAAGTATCAATAAAGCTCTTTCTGAGAATCAGACCATCACAGTTAATACTATCTCTTCAGCAAGAGAGCAGATAGTAGGAGTATCAAGTGATGAAGAGCTGGAATTCATGATAGAGTTTCAGAATGCTTACAATGCAGCAAGCAGATTTATCAATGTAGTAAGTGAGATGCTTGAACATGTAGTTACATCTCTTGGTAGCTGA
- a CDS encoding flagellar protein FlgN has protein sequence MASLMEDLIEVLNQECTAYDELLGLSSKKTPVIAAGDLEKLSQITDEEQIAVGKIQKLEKRRVEVMTDIANVLNKDVKTLKLTELVRMLDKRPSEQKQLAQVRDKLKSISQHVRIVNSQNQELLEGSLEMVQFEMNILQQAGSAPETANYDKTAGTMGSLIGTNSGRFDARQ, from the coding sequence ATGGCTAGTCTGATGGAAGATCTGATAGAGGTTTTGAATCAGGAATGTACAGCATATGACGAGCTTTTGGGATTATCGAGTAAGAAGACACCGGTAATTGCAGCCGGAGATCTCGAGAAACTTTCGCAAATCACGGATGAGGAGCAGATCGCCGTTGGTAAGATCCAGAAGCTGGAAAAGCGCAGGGTCGAAGTAATGACGGATATTGCTAATGTATTGAACAAGGATGTCAAGACATTGAAACTGACCGAATTGGTTCGTATGCTGGATAAACGGCCATCGGAGCAAAAACAACTGGCACAGGTAAGAGATAAGCTTAAGAGTATCTCACAACATGTCAGGATTGTTAACAGCCAGAATCAGGAACTTCTAGAAGGGTCTCTTGAAATGGTTCAGTTCGAAATGAACATCCTGCAACAGGCAGGCAGTGCTCCTGAAACCGCTAATTATGACAAAACAGCAGGAACCATGGGTTCCCTTATAGGAACAAACTCGGGCAGATTCGATGCCAGGCAGTGA
- the flgM gene encoding flagellar biosynthesis anti-sigma factor FlgM yields MRIEAYNQIQQVYNTKKVQHTGKTEKATKTDNVQISSLGKDIQVAKQAVKNAPDIREDIVAPLKQQVQNGTYDVSADDFADKMLAEFA; encoded by the coding sequence ATGCGTATTGAAGCTTACAACCAGATACAACAGGTTTATAACACAAAAAAGGTACAGCACACTGGAAAGACCGAGAAGGCAACAAAGACAGATAATGTCCAGATTTCTTCATTAGGTAAAGATATCCAGGTTGCTAAGCAGGCAGTGAAGAATGCACCTGACATTAGAGAAGACATCGTTGCTCCTCTAAAACAGCAGGTACAAAACGGCACATACGATGTCAGCGCAGATGATTTTGCTGATAAGATGCTTGCAGAATTTGCATAA
- a CDS encoding GGDEF domain-containing protein, which translates to MEENYYYVIFRLFGIGLSAMILANIKRNHSNKRKARNYLKILILCLFLLGTDLIGHFFEDADKAFFRILDKAFSGLYIVVFAVIAVYMIVYAYSFLDIEIHLRNRTLKKILEDGVCLIPSAVLGIIAYIDKTQSLTIATLLLYMVALYNDNQNELISLDPLTRLNNRNELTGYLWYKLSTPMRGRICILMMDMNRFKSINDTYGHVEGDRALIAVASCLKKACGGVPGRPFIARYGGDEFIVVMETESDLDAEHLCDYIHMTLAVENHRLKKPYNLSISIGWVRNEQNNRSIKKLLRRADIELYEKKRQFKERERTA; encoded by the coding sequence ATGGAAGAGAATTATTATTATGTCATATTCCGTCTGTTCGGAATAGGACTGTCTGCGATGATTCTGGCTAATATCAAAAGAAATCACTCCAACAAAAGAAAAGCAAGAAACTACCTAAAGATTCTGATTCTATGCCTTTTTCTCCTGGGAACAGATCTGATAGGTCATTTTTTTGAAGATGCGGATAAAGCCTTTTTCAGGATACTTGATAAGGCATTTAGTGGACTGTATATTGTGGTGTTTGCGGTAATAGCGGTGTATATGATAGTCTATGCCTACAGTTTTCTGGATATAGAAATACACCTGCGAAACAGGACTTTGAAGAAAATTCTGGAAGACGGAGTATGTCTTATTCCATCTGCGGTTCTGGGTATTATAGCTTATATTGATAAGACGCAGTCACTTACAATAGCAACACTCCTTTTATACATGGTGGCACTTTATAACGATAATCAGAATGAGCTTATATCACTTGATCCTCTTACCAGGCTTAATAACCGAAATGAGCTTACAGGATATCTGTGGTACAAACTTTCGACTCCTATGAGGGGGAGAATCTGTATCCTGATGATGGATATGAACAGATTCAAGTCTATCAATGATACCTACGGACATGTAGAAGGTGATCGGGCTCTTATCGCTGTAGCTTCCTGTCTTAAGAAAGCCTGCGGAGGTGTCCCCGGAAGACCATTTATAGCCAGATACGGCGGAGATGAGTTTATAGTTGTAATGGAGACAGAATCTGATCTTGATGCAGAGCATCTGTGTGATTATATCCATATGACTCTGGCTGTTGAGAATCATAGGCTTAAAAAGCCATACAATCTTAGTATATCCATCGGCTGGGTGCGCAATGAACAGAACAATCGTTCTATCAAAAAGCTCCTTCGCCGTGCAGATATAGAGCTTTATGAAAAGAAGCGTCAGTTCAAAGAAAGAGAACGTACTGCATGA
- a CDS encoding uracil-xanthine permease family protein produces MGKNTKTFDEPIYDARTLGTGRMLVLGIQHMFAMFGATVLVPIITGLDVSTTLLFAGLGTLLFHLITGRKVPAFLGSSFAFLGGYAAVAPLLSDGSSNKELLPYACFGVAVSGLLYLVLAFLFRTFGAGRVMKFFPPVVTGPIIIAIGLNLAPSAINNCADNWNWIPAITAIAIVICCNIWGKGLVRIVPILLGVLGSYLVSAIMDALGVEMIDYSQVASAAWIGFPVHFDNTVFSLFAKGFDSGVLITAVITIVPIAFATMMEHIGDISAISSTTGRNYIKDPGLHRTLIGDGLATTIASLFGAPANTTYGENTGVLTLTKVYDPLVIRIAAGFAVLMSFCPKFAAIIETMPSGTIGGISLVLYGMISAVGIRNLVETHVDFSKSRNVLVAAMIMVLTIGISYSSAGSLPLPFGGVSLSGLATGSLVGILLNAVLPGKDYKFEDELPNPTGVDFEMTQGESDNMGKAQ; encoded by the coding sequence ATGGGTAAAAATACCAAAACCTTTGACGAGCCCATCTATGACGCTCGTACGCTGGGAACCGGGCGAATGCTGGTTCTGGGAATTCAGCACATGTTCGCGATGTTCGGAGCAACAGTTCTTGTTCCTATTATTACCGGTCTTGATGTATCGACAACACTTCTATTTGCAGGTCTTGGTACACTTCTTTTTCATCTTATTACAGGACGTAAGGTTCCTGCTTTTCTTGGTTCTTCATTTGCTTTCCTTGGTGGTTATGCCGCAGTAGCACCGCTTCTTAGCGATGGTTCTTCTAATAAAGAGTTACTTCCGTACGCATGTTTTGGTGTTGCTGTTTCCGGTCTTTTATATTTAGTTCTTGCATTTCTCTTTAGGACTTTTGGTGCAGGAAGAGTCATGAAGTTCTTCCCTCCTGTTGTTACAGGTCCTATCATCATTGCTATTGGTCTTAATCTTGCCCCATCTGCTATTAACAACTGTGCTGATAACTGGAACTGGATCCCTGCTATAACAGCTATTGCAATAGTTATCTGCTGCAATATCTGGGGTAAAGGTCTTGTAAGAATAGTTCCTATCCTTTTGGGAGTTCTCGGTTCATATCTTGTATCAGCTATAATGGATGCTCTTGGAGTTGAGATGATCGACTATTCACAGGTTGCAAGTGCTGCATGGATTGGCTTCCCTGTTCATTTTGACAATACAGTATTTTCACTCTTTGCTAAGGGCTTTGATTCAGGCGTTCTTATCACAGCAGTTATCACTATCGTACCGATCGCGTTTGCTACTATGATGGAGCATATCGGTGATATCTCAGCTATATCATCAACAACAGGTCGCAATTATATCAAGGATCCTGGGCTTCACAGAACACTTATAGGTGACGGTCTTGCTACAACTATTGCATCACTTTTCGGAGCCCCTGCCAATACAACTTATGGAGAGAACACAGGAGTTCTTACTCTTACTAAGGTTTATGATCCGCTTGTAATAAGAATTGCAGCTGGATTTGCTGTACTTATGAGCTTTTGCCCTAAGTTTGCAGCTATCATCGAGACAATGCCAAGCGGCACAATAGGTGGTATCTCACTTGTTCTGTATGGTATGATCTCTGCAGTTGGTATCAGAAACCTTGTTGAGACACATGTAGATTTCTCTAAGAGTAGAAACGTACTTGTAGCTGCTATGATCATGGTTCTTACAATCGGAATCAGCTATTCATCAGCAGGATCACTTCCGCTTCCTTTTGGCGGAGTATCACTTTCAGGTCTTGCAACAGGTTCACTTGTAGGTATCCTTCTTAATGCAGTACTTCCGGGCAAGGACTACAAGTTCGAAGATGAGCTTCCTAATCCAACAGGTGTAGACTTTGAGATGACTCAGGGTGAATCTGATAATATGGGCAAAGCTCAGTAA
- the pflA gene encoding pyruvate formate-lyase-activating protein: MKGAVHSIETFGSVDGPGIRYIIFLQGCNMRCRYCHNVDTWAPKREDTQFLDADELLDKAERYKTYWGNDGGITVSGGEALLQIDFLLELFTKAKKRGINTCIDTALQPFTRQEPFFSKFEELMKVTDLLLVDIKHIDPEAHKDLTANDNANILDGMRYLSDINKPIWIRHVLVPGITDDDEALRKTRAFIETLGNVQKIEVLPYHNLGVYKFKELGIKYTLEGTPAPSKERVENAEKILRGQI, encoded by the coding sequence ATGAAAGGCGCAGTACATTCAATTGAAACATTTGGATCTGTAGATGGTCCGGGCATTAGATATATTATTTTCCTTCAGGGCTGCAATATGAGATGCAGATACTGCCACAATGTTGATACATGGGCACCAAAGCGTGAAGACACACAGTTTCTTGATGCAGATGAGCTCTTAGACAAGGCAGAGCGCTACAAGACTTATTGGGGCAATGATGGCGGCATAACAGTAAGCGGTGGAGAGGCTCTTTTACAGATAGATTTTCTTTTAGAGCTTTTTACTAAGGCCAAAAAGCGTGGAATCAATACTTGCATTGATACAGCTCTTCAGCCATTTACAAGACAGGAGCCTTTCTTTTCTAAATTTGAAGAGCTCATGAAGGTTACAGACCTCCTTCTTGTAGATATCAAGCATATTGACCCCGAGGCTCATAAGGATCTTACAGCCAATGATAATGCTAATATCCTTGATGGAATGAGATATCTCTCTGATATTAATAAGCCTATCTGGATCAGACACGTGCTGGTTCCAGGTATCACAGATGATGATGAAGCACTTAGAAAGACAAGAGCCTTCATCGAGACACTTGGTAATGTCCAGAAGATTGAAGTTCTGCCTTATCATAATCTTGGCGTATATAAGTTCAAGGAACTTGGAATCAAGTATACACTTGAAGGTACTCCGGCTCCTTCTAAAGAGCGTGTCGAGAATGCAGAGAAGATCCTTCGCGGACAGATCTGA
- the pflB gene encoding formate C-acetyltransferase: MREEWRSFKGTHWIGDINVRDFIQNNYTQYDGDESFLAGPTQATDTLWGKLQELQKKERENGGVLECETEVVSSLTAYGPGYIDEQTKDLEQIVGLQTDKPLKRAFMPFGGIKMAEEAASTYGFEVNPKFHKIFTEYHKTHNQAVFDAYTPEMRAARHSHIVTGLPDTYGRGRIVGDYRRVALYGIDHLIAKKMEDFDNCGDGTMTDNVIRQREEISEQVRALKGMKAMAASYGYDISQPAKNAKEAVQWLYFGYLAAIKTQNGAAMSVGRVSTFLDIYINRDLEEGTLTEEQAQELIDHFTMKLRMVKFARIPSYNNLFSGDPVWATLEVGGLGGDGRHMVTKNDYRFLHTLENMGPAPEPNLTVLYSKRLPENFKKYAAHISVVTSSIQYENDDVMRPIWGDDYSICCCVSATQTGKEMQFFGARANLAKALLYAINGGVDEKFTDKNGKHMQVGPAYAPITSEYLDFDEVMAKYDKMLDWLAGLYVNILNLIQYMHDKYYYEAAEMALIDTDVRRTFATGIAGFSHVIDSLSAIKYAKVKTIRDENGLVIDYKVEGDFPKYGNDDDRADQIGVDLLKSFMTKIRKHHTYRDSEPTTSILTITSNVVYGKATGATPDGRAAYTSFAPGASPSYGAEQNGLLASLNSVAKVPYEWSLDGISNTQTMNPSALGHDDEERAKKLVGVLDGYFEQGAHHLNVNVFGKDKLIDAMEHPEKPEYANFTIRVSGYAVKFINLTKEQQLDVIARTCHESL, encoded by the coding sequence ATGCGAGAAGAATGGAGAAGTTTCAAAGGAACACACTGGATTGGAGATATCAATGTACGTGACTTCATCCAGAACAACTACACCCAGTATGATGGCGACGAGTCTTTCCTTGCAGGACCGACTCAGGCTACAGATACATTATGGGGCAAGCTTCAGGAGCTTCAGAAGAAAGAACGTGAGAACGGTGGCGTTCTTGAGTGTGAGACAGAAGTAGTTTCTAGTCTTACCGCTTATGGCCCTGGCTACATCGATGAGCAGACTAAGGATCTTGAGCAGATCGTAGGTCTTCAGACAGATAAGCCTCTTAAGAGAGCATTCATGCCATTCGGTGGAATCAAGATGGCAGAGGAAGCTGCTTCAACATATGGTTTTGAAGTAAATCCTAAATTCCACAAGATCTTCACAGAGTATCACAAGACACACAACCAGGCTGTATTTGATGCTTATACACCTGAGATGAGAGCTGCTCGTCACAGCCACATCGTAACAGGTCTTCCGGATACATATGGTCGTGGACGTATCGTAGGCGACTACAGAAGAGTTGCTCTTTACGGTATTGATCACCTCATCGCTAAGAAGATGGAAGATTTTGACAACTGCGGCGATGGTACAATGACAGATAACGTTATCCGTCAGAGAGAAGAGATCTCTGAGCAGGTTCGTGCTCTTAAGGGCATGAAGGCTATGGCTGCTTCTTACGGTTATGATATTTCACAGCCTGCTAAGAACGCTAAGGAAGCTGTTCAGTGGTTATACTTCGGTTACCTTGCAGCTATCAAGACTCAGAATGGTGCTGCTATGTCAGTTGGCCGTGTATCAACATTCCTTGATATCTACATCAACCGTGATCTCGAAGAGGGAACTCTTACAGAGGAGCAGGCACAGGAACTTATCGACCACTTCACAATGAAGCTTCGTATGGTTAAGTTTGCTCGTATCCCTTCATACAACAACCTCTTCTCTGGTGACCCTGTATGGGCTACTCTTGAAGTTGGTGGACTTGGCGGAGACGGACGTCACATGGTTACAAAGAATGACTATCGTTTCCTTCATACTCTTGAGAACATGGGACCTGCTCCGGAGCCGAACCTTACAGTTCTTTACTCCAAGAGACTTCCTGAGAACTTCAAGAAGTATGCAGCTCACATTTCAGTTGTAACATCTTCTATCCAGTATGAGAACGATGATGTTATGCGTCCTATCTGGGGCGATGACTACTCAATCTGCTGCTGCGTATCAGCTACACAGACAGGTAAGGAGATGCAGTTCTTCGGAGCTCGTGCTAACCTTGCTAAGGCTCTTCTGTACGCTATCAACGGCGGTGTTGATGAGAAGTTCACAGATAAGAACGGTAAGCACATGCAGGTAGGTCCTGCTTATGCACCTATCACATCTGAGTACCTTGACTTCGACGAAGTTATGGCTAAATATGACAAGATGCTTGACTGGCTTGCAGGTCTTTATGTAAATATCCTCAACCTCATCCAGTACATGCACGACAAGTACTACTATGAAGCAGCTGAAATGGCTCTTATCGATACAGATGTACGTCGTACATTTGCTACAGGTATTGCTGGTTTCTCACACGTTATCGATTCACTTTCAGCTATCAAGTATGCTAAGGTTAAGACAATCCGTGATGAGAACGGTCTTGTTATCGACTACAAGGTAGAAGGCGACTTCCCTAAGTATGGTAACGATGATGACAGAGCAGACCAGATTGGTGTAGATCTTCTTAAGTCATTCATGACAAAGATCAGAAAGCACCACACATATCGTGATTCTGAGCCTACAACTTCTATCCTTACTATCACATCTAACGTTGTTTATGGTAAGGCAACAGGTGCTACACCTGACGGAAGAGCAGCTTACACATCATTCGCTCCTGGAGCATCACCATCTTACGGTGCTGAGCAGAACGGACTTCTTGCATCTCTTAACTCAGTTGCAAAGGTTCCTTATGAGTGGTCACTTGACGGTATTTCTAATACTCAGACAATGAACCCTTCAGCTCTTGGACATGATGATGAGGAGAGAGCTAAGAAGCTTGTTGGTGTTCTTGATGGATACTTCGAGCAGGGTGCTCACCACCTCAACGTTAACGTATTCGGTAAGGACAAGCTCATCGACGCTATGGAGCATCCTGAAAAGCCTGAGTATGCTAACTTCACAATTCGTGTATCAGGTTATGCTGTTAAGTTCATCAACCTGACAAAGGAGCAGCAGCTCGACGTTATTGCTCGTACATGTCACGAATCACTCTAA
- a CDS encoding metallophosphoesterase, translating to MWFAIFIVTIVISIVGAVYLINAVSRFRAFTRFDRKWQQKLNATLVVILCFAGFAAFMGMVNAITILIYVIFFFLISGLIVRIVDKVHGTKSSSVSTGRSKVYLQGWLAIAVSIVYLSGAYYMCHNVWRTDYNLKTDKDIQDLHIALIADSHLGTTFDGEGFAAWLEEIEQASPDMLLIAGDFVDNDSVRADMVRACEALGTLDLRYGVFFVYGNHDKHTFGGRDFTAQDLEDELIKNNVQILEDEIVTIDNICIAGRKDYITEPRLDIDDLLQDVSDDKYIIVLDHEPTDYENESASASDLVVSGHTHGGQLLAIKYVGELTGVNDRTYGYERISDTDFIVTSGISDWALDFKTGTRSEYVMINVN from the coding sequence ATGTGGTTTGCGATATTTATTGTTACTATAGTTATCAGTATTGTAGGTGCTGTTTATCTTATTAATGCAGTCAGTAGATTTAGAGCTTTTACAAGATTTGACAGGAAGTGGCAGCAAAAGCTCAATGCTACGCTTGTTGTTATATTGTGTTTTGCGGGATTTGCAGCCTTCATGGGGATGGTTAATGCTATAACTATTCTTATATACGTGATATTCTTTTTCCTGATATCAGGTCTTATAGTAAGAATTGTAGATAAGGTACACGGTACTAAGAGTAGTAGCGTATCTACTGGCAGATCTAAGGTATATCTTCAAGGGTGGCTTGCAATAGCAGTATCCATCGTCTATCTGTCGGGGGCATATTATATGTGCCACAACGTATGGAGGACTGATTATAACCTAAAAACGGACAAGGATATACAGGATCTTCATATTGCGCTTATCGCAGACTCTCATCTTGGAACCACTTTTGACGGAGAGGGATTTGCTGCTTGGCTTGAAGAGATAGAACAGGCATCTCCTGATATGCTCCTTATAGCAGGAGACTTCGTTGACAATGACTCTGTGCGGGCAGATATGGTCAGAGCATGTGAAGCTTTGGGAACGCTTGATCTTAGATATGGTGTGTTCTTCGTATATGGCAATCATGACAAGCATACATTTGGTGGCAGAGATTTTACCGCACAGGATCTTGAAGATGAGCTTATCAAAAATAATGTACAGATTCTGGAAGATGAGATCGTAACTATTGATAATATATGTATTGCAGGCAGGAAAGACTATATTACAGAGCCAAGACTTGATATTGATGACCTGTTACAGGATGTGAGCGATGATAAGTACATAATAGTACTGGATCATGAGCCTACAGATTATGAGAATGAAAGTGCTAGCGCATCGGACCTTGTAGTATCGGGTCATACTCATGGAGGACAGCTTCTTGCCATTAAATATGTAGGCGAACTTACAGGAGTCAATGACAGGACGTATGGATATGAGAGAATCAGCGATACAGATTTCATAGTAACCTCAGGAATATCAGACTGGGCTCTTGATTTTAAAACAGGCACAAGATCTGAATATGTAATGATCAATGTGAATTAG